One genomic window of Apium graveolens cultivar Ventura unplaced genomic scaffold, ASM990537v1 ctg1077, whole genome shotgun sequence includes the following:
- the LOC141699698 gene encoding uncharacterized protein LOC141699698, with protein sequence MPRKSIFRNREAGHQRLENDYFSANLVYPKETFRRRFRMGRHVFLRIVNAMSNFDPYFQQRVDVVGRKGLSPLQKCTAPMRMLAYGISADAVDDYVRIGESTAVECLKKFVSNIIMIFESEYLRKPNSGDVQRLLQMGEARGFPGMMGSIDCMHWQWKNYPKAWKGMFMSGHKGVATIILEAVASSDLWI encoded by the coding sequence ATGCCTCGAAAAAGTATATTCAGAAACCGTGAAGCAGGGCATCAACGTCTAGAGAATGATTACTTTTCAGCAAATCTGGTATATCCTAAAGAAACATTCCGACGAAGATTTCGTATGGGAAGGCATGTTTTTCTACGTATTGTGAATGCAATGTCAAATTTCGATCCATACTTTCAACAAAGGGTCGATGTTGTGGGAAGAAAAGGTTTATCACCATTACAGAAATGTACTGCGCCAATGCGTATGTTAGCATATGGAATATCCGCTGACGCTGTTGATGACTACGTTCGTATTGGAGAGAGTACTGCAGTTGAGTGCTTAAAAAAATTTGTCTCAAATATCATCATGATATTTGAAAGTGAATACTTGCGAAAGCCAAACTCCGGTGATGTTCAACGGCTATTACAGATGGGTGAGGCTCGCGGCTTTCCTGGTATGATGGGCAGTATAGACTGCATGCACTGGCAATGGAAAAATTATCCTAAAGCCTGGAAGGGAATGTTTATGAGTGGTCACAAAGGAGTTGCAACAATTATACTGGAAGCGGTTGCTTCATCTGATCTGTGGATATGA